CGAATTAAAATATTAATAAGTAAAGTTCTTTTCTATGCTATAATAGAACACAAACAGCATGGAAAGGAGCTTTTTTATGGAACTTATAAAATACCCACTTTTTCATTCATTATTCAATAACCTTAAATTAAGTCTTTATCTTAATGGTCATCTTAATGCTGATTCTAAGTGGCAATATTATTACCTCGATCCAGCCCATAGACTTTATTACATCACTAAAGGTTCTGCATATTTCTATAAAGAATCTCCTAATGAGAAATACTTATTAAAAAAAGGTCATATATACCTTTTACCAAGGCGACAATTATATGGTCTTGGTTGCGATCATTATATGGAGAAATTCTTTTTTCACTTCGACTTGCAATTAGTACCCGGTCTCGATGTTTTTGACTGTTTCAATGATTATATCTCCATGCCTTTTTATAGCCAAGATCTCTACAACCTTACTGATCTGGCTAGTCAACAAGATCTAAAATCAACACTGTTATGTAAATCCATACTTTGGGAAACTTTAGCTTATTTTTTAGAGCCTCATACAGACTATCTACTTAAGCACGCTAAAAAGATAAAAAAATATGAATCCCTTTGTAGCTATCTAGACTCCAACTGCCATTTCGGTATTACCGTTAAGGATTTAGCTAATACAATGAATATCTCCCCTTCCTATTTATCAAGAGTTTTTAAGAAAGATATGGGGATTACTATTAAGGAGTTTGTCAACGCCCATCTATTGGATCAAGCAAAAAAAGAACTCATCTTCACAGATAAGTCCATTCGTCAAGTAGCTGCTGACCTCCGCTTTAATGATGAATTCTATTTCTCTAACTACTTTAAAAGACATACTAATTGTTCTCCTAAATATTATCAGCATATTAATAGCGTTTATGGTAAGTGACTAGGTTATATCAATTAGAATAGTACATAAAAAGAAGCATGAAATCATGCTCCTTAACGATCCTTCATATTATATTGTCAGCTTGGAACTATAGAACTCACATTCTACAGTTTTTCTAGGTTAGACACGTTACTAGCTCCACAACCCGGACATTGAATGGTTTTTATCTCTTTTATTGGTTCTTCATCTTCTTCAAAAAGAGCACCTATCTCCTCATCTACCTGTTGGTCTATCTTATCCATTTATAGTTGCTGTTAGGAATTAATTTTATTTTTTCATTTATATTATCATTATACATTTTATCGTATGAAATGATACCTTTCAAATCTTTATATCTTTCTACTTATATATGATAATTCACAACTTAGCAAATTAGGAAAAGCGAAATTAAATATAATATGATACTATATACTTACCGTACGGACAGTTAAATTTAGGAGGTAGCCGATGGACTACATGAATTTGATACAAATGACTTTAGATTATATAGAGGATCACATTACTGAGAAGATAACGGTCAATCAATTAGCTGACATAGCAGGCTTTTCAACCTATCATTACTATAGAGTATTTAATAGCTTTGTTGGTATGCCTGTAATGGAATATGTTACAAGGCGCAAGCTCCAATACACCCTTCATGAGCTCAGTAATAATAGCAAGGTGAGTGATATTGCATTTAACTATGGTTTTGACACTCATGCTGGTTTTACTAAGGCATTTAAAAAGTGCTTTGGCTATGCTCCAACATTTTATCGATTACATGCACCCATCGGACTTCCACAAAAAGTTAATTTAAGAAAATTAAAAGAAAATAAAACTGGAGGTATTATCTTGCA
This window of the Vallitalea okinawensis genome carries:
- a CDS encoding helix-turn-helix transcriptional regulator; its protein translation is MELIKYPLFHSLFNNLKLSLYLNGHLNADSKWQYYYLDPAHRLYYITKGSAYFYKESPNEKYLLKKGHIYLLPRRQLYGLGCDHYMEKFFFHFDLQLVPGLDVFDCFNDYISMPFYSQDLYNLTDLASQQDLKSTLLCKSILWETLAYFLEPHTDYLLKHAKKIKKYESLCSYLDSNCHFGITVKDLANTMNISPSYLSRVFKKDMGITIKEFVNAHLLDQAKKELIFTDKSIRQVAADLRFNDEFYFSNYFKRHTNCSPKYYQHINSVYGK